The following coding sequences lie in one Rutidosis leptorrhynchoides isolate AG116_Rl617_1_P2 chromosome 4, CSIRO_AGI_Rlap_v1, whole genome shotgun sequence genomic window:
- the LOC139844502 gene encoding isopentenyl phosphate kinase isoform X1 translates to METKQTDCNKLKAPIRCIVKLGGAAITCKNDFEKINEDNLVTVSSQLREAMMMSGSSTSAPVLDMDWSKRPGSKVVDADPKEQQQAVDYNNFIVIHGAGSFGHFQASKSGVHKGGLTKPLVKAGFVATRISVTSLNLEIVRALAREGIPSVAMSPFSCGWSTRDRNIASADVSTVVQALDSGFVPVLHGDVVLDESLVTNRFYNRWVHYIKWRCNNKSSGSTSEASICCFPYVFGVYDRPPSEPNAVLLREIAVREDGSWSVVNPTFQGTDKQVEISVASHDTTGGMVTKISEAAMIAKLGIDVYIVKAATEHSQTALSGKLIDKIPEDWLGTVIRYVS, encoded by the exons ATGGAGACAAAGCAAACTGACTGCAACAAGCTCAAAGCTCCAATTCGGTGCATCGTCAAACTCG GAGGTGCAGCAATCACATGTAAAAATGACTTTGAAAAGATAAATGAAGACAATCTTGTTACGGTTTCTTCACAATTGCGAGAGGCGATGATGATGTCAGGATCTTCTACATCTGCGCCTGTGCTTGATATGGACTGGAGCAAACGGCCTGGAAGTAAAGTTGTTGATGCTGATCCTAAGGAACAACAACAGGCTGTAGACTACAATAATTTTATTGTTATTCATGGAGCAG GCTCTTTTGGTCATTTTCAAGCTAGCAAATCCGGAGTACATAAAGGAGGATTGACTAAACCTCTTGTGAAAGCTGGTTTTGTTGCTACTCGTATTTCT GTGACTTCCCTTAATCTTGAAATAGTCAGAGCACTCGCAAGAG AGGGGATTCCATCAGTTGCAATGTCTCCATTTTCATGTGGATGGTCAACCCGTGATAGAAAT ATCGCTTCTGCTGATGTGTCAACAGTTGTTCAGGCCCTTGATTCTGGTTTTGTTCCA GTTTTGCATGGAGATGTGGTCCTTGATGAATCTCTG GTCACGAACCGATTTTATAACCGAT GGGTGCACTATATTAAGTGGAGATGTAATAATAAGTCATCTGGCAGCACATCTGAAGCCTCAATTTGTTGTTTTCCTT ATGTTTTTGGCGTATATGACCGCCCTCCTTCAGAACCTAACGCTGTACTCCTCAGGGAAATTG CTGTGCGTGAAGATGGCAGTTGGTCCGTTGTAAATCCAACATTTCAAGGCACAGATAAACAAG TTGAGATTAGTGTAGCATCACATGATACAACAGGAGGGATGGTAACAAAAATATCAGAAGCTGCAATGATTGCAAAGCTTGGTATTGATGTGTATATTGTGAAG GCAGCAACAGAACACTCGCAGACAGCCCTAAGCGGAAAATTGATAGATAAAATCCCAGAAGATTGGCTTGGAACAGTTATCCGTTATGTTTCGTAA
- the LOC139842281 gene encoding ethylene-responsive transcription factor ERN3-like produces MNGGAHVSGATSARKRFIGVRQRPSGRWVAEIKDNIQQIRVWLGTFDTAEKAARAYNEAACLLRGSNTRTDFWLCNPSNKSLALALKNISLLLQRLKERNGDNFKNDGNSYISDCSATSEFCQRNTILDDVEAPNVEGNKEIDLGMNDLLFVDNAISSMEYSPFDIAEEITKENYNDDPFMFIEAIKRMK; encoded by the exons ATGAACGGTGGAGCCCACGTTAGTGGAGCTACAAGTGCACGAAAACGGTTTATTGGGGTCCGTCAACGGCCTTCTGGAAGATGGGTGGCTGAGATCAAAGACAACATACAACAAATAAGAGTATGGCTAGGTACATTTGATACTGCTGAAAAAGCTGCCAGAGCTTACAATGAAGCCGCTTGTTTGCTTCGTGGATCCAACACGCGAACCGATTTTTGGCTGTGTAATCCATCTAACAAATCTCTTGCTCTTGCTTTGAAAAACATCAGTCTTCTTCTTCAAAGACTTAAAGAAAGAAACGGAGATAATTTCAAAAATG ATGGAAACAGTTATATTAGTGATTGTAGTGCAACTTCTGAATTTTGTCAAAGAAATACTATTTTAGACGACGTAGAAGCGCCTAATGTTGAAGGAAACAAAGAGATAGATTTGGGTATGAATGATTTATTATTTGTTGACAACGCGATATCGTCTATGGAATATTCTCCATTCGATATTGCGGAAGAGATAACGAAGGAAAACTATAACGATGATCCGTTTATGTTTATTGAAGCGATTAAGAGAATGAAATGA
- the LOC139842280 gene encoding uncharacterized protein, with protein sequence MYFHVKWSLAFVVVVVESKWGYTPLKRSAYLVKGMRLVTLFVMLYFWICGAVLVWLYSYSFQFAVSRSWTFIVVFTMLSSFSMMMCLLRITAATTVLYNYCKALHGELVIETEEGCNHDYVNLPSYLDKVPNVVTFVTTV encoded by the coding sequence ATGTATTTTCATGTGAAATGGTCATTGGCTTTTGTAGTGGTTGTGGTTGAGTCCAAATGGGGATACACGCCTTTGAAGAGAAGCGCGTATTTGGTTAAAGGGATGAGATTAGTTACGTTGTTTGTGATGTTGTATTTTTGGATTTGTGGTGCGGTTTTGGTGTGGTTGTATTCATATAGTTTTCAATTCGCGGTGAGTCGTAGTTGGACGTTTATTGTTGTGTTCACGATGCTTAGTTCGTTCTCGATGATGATGTGTTTGCTTAGGATCACTGCTGCAACCACCGTGTTGTATAATTACTGCAAGGCTTTGCATGGTGAATTGGTAATTGAGACTGAAGAGGGGTGTAATCACGATTATGTTAACTTGCCTTCTTATCTTGACAAGGTTCCAAATGTTGTTACTTTTGTCACAACTGTTTGA
- the LOC139844502 gene encoding isopentenyl phosphate kinase isoform X2 produces METKQTDCNKLKAPIRCIVKLGGAAITCKNDFEKINEDNLVTVSSQLREAMMMSGSSTSAPVLDMDWSKRPGSKVVDADPKEQQQAVDYNNFIVIHGAGSFGHFQASKSGVHKGGLTKPLVKAGFVATRISVTSLNLEIVRALAREGIPSVAMSPFSCGWSTRDRNIASADVSTVVQALDSGFVPVLHGDVVLDESLGCTILSGDVIISHLAAHLKPQFVVFLTDVFGVYDRPPSEPNAVLLREIAVREDGSWSVVNPTFQGTDKQVEISVASHDTTGGMVTKISEAAMIAKLGIDVYIVKAATEHSQTALSGKLIDKIPEDWLGTVIRYVS; encoded by the exons ATGGAGACAAAGCAAACTGACTGCAACAAGCTCAAAGCTCCAATTCGGTGCATCGTCAAACTCG GAGGTGCAGCAATCACATGTAAAAATGACTTTGAAAAGATAAATGAAGACAATCTTGTTACGGTTTCTTCACAATTGCGAGAGGCGATGATGATGTCAGGATCTTCTACATCTGCGCCTGTGCTTGATATGGACTGGAGCAAACGGCCTGGAAGTAAAGTTGTTGATGCTGATCCTAAGGAACAACAACAGGCTGTAGACTACAATAATTTTATTGTTATTCATGGAGCAG GCTCTTTTGGTCATTTTCAAGCTAGCAAATCCGGAGTACATAAAGGAGGATTGACTAAACCTCTTGTGAAAGCTGGTTTTGTTGCTACTCGTATTTCT GTGACTTCCCTTAATCTTGAAATAGTCAGAGCACTCGCAAGAG AGGGGATTCCATCAGTTGCAATGTCTCCATTTTCATGTGGATGGTCAACCCGTGATAGAAAT ATCGCTTCTGCTGATGTGTCAACAGTTGTTCAGGCCCTTGATTCTGGTTTTGTTCCA GTTTTGCATGGAGATGTGGTCCTTGATGAATCTCTG GGGTGCACTATATTAAGTGGAGATGTAATAATAAGTCATCTGGCAGCACATCTGAAGCCTCAATTTGTTGTTTTCCTT ACAGATGTTTTTGGCGTATATGACCGCCCTCCTTCAGAACCTAACGCTGTACTCCTCAGGGAAATTG CTGTGCGTGAAGATGGCAGTTGGTCCGTTGTAAATCCAACATTTCAAGGCACAGATAAACAAG TTGAGATTAGTGTAGCATCACATGATACAACAGGAGGGATGGTAACAAAAATATCAGAAGCTGCAATGATTGCAAAGCTTGGTATTGATGTGTATATTGTGAAG GCAGCAACAGAACACTCGCAGACAGCCCTAAGCGGAAAATTGATAGATAAAATCCCAGAAGATTGGCTTGGAACAGTTATCCGTTATGTTTCGTAA